In Sphingomonas sp., a single window of DNA contains:
- a CDS encoding family 43 glycosylhydrolase: MRRFILGCGLAALLAGTALADNPQFAGADPHAVFIGNELWIFPTGGPDGSWAADRFGAFSSSDLRHWRTRGELIRRDQIAWIKDDGAPAHFLWAPAIAHRGGHYYLYFSVGPQNPTPSRIGVAVADRPEGPYRDIGHPLIADGGHGFEAIDPMVFVDPKSGKAYLYAGGSAGAKLRVWELGADMTSIAREIPVATPPNFTEGAFVHVRDGTYYLSYSHGRWNGPDYSVHYATARSPVGPWRYRGAILTADGRHQGPGHHSFVRTAAGGWLIVYHRWEHPDEPAPYRGERQIAIDRVRYRPDGSIRLITMTDGAAAPTLPKMPAAAR, translated from the coding sequence ATGCGACGCTTCATCCTGGGGTGCGGGCTGGCCGCGCTCCTTGCGGGCACGGCGCTCGCGGACAATCCGCAGTTCGCCGGCGCGGACCCGCATGCGGTATTCATCGGCAACGAACTGTGGATTTTCCCCACTGGCGGCCCTGACGGCAGCTGGGCGGCGGACCGCTTCGGCGCCTTCTCGTCGAGCGACCTGCGGCATTGGCGCACCCGCGGCGAGCTGATCCGCCGCGATCAGATCGCCTGGATCAAGGACGACGGGGCCCCCGCGCACTTCCTCTGGGCGCCGGCAATCGCGCACCGGGGCGGGCACTATTATCTCTATTTCTCGGTTGGGCCGCAGAACCCGACACCCAGCCGCATCGGCGTTGCCGTCGCGGATCGGCCCGAGGGCCCCTATCGTGATATCGGCCATCCGCTGATCGCCGATGGGGGCCACGGCTTCGAGGCGATCGATCCGATGGTGTTCGTCGATCCCAAGTCGGGCAAGGCGTATCTCTACGCGGGCGGCAGCGCAGGCGCAAAGCTTCGGGTGTGGGAGCTGGGCGCGGACATGACCAGCATCGCACGCGAGATTCCCGTCGCCACGCCGCCCAATTTCACCGAAGGCGCCTTCGTCCATGTGCGGGACGGCACCTATTATCTCTCCTACAGCCATGGTCGCTGGAATGGCCCCGATTATTCGGTTCATTACGCCACCGCGCGATCCCCGGTCGGACCTTGGCGCTATCGCGGTGCGATCCTCACCGCCGACGGGCGTCACCAGGGACCTGGCCATCACAGCTTCGTGCGAACCGCGGCGGGTGGCTGGCTGATCGTCTATCATCGCTGGGAACATCCCGATGAGCCGGCTCCCTATCGGGGGGAGCGGCAGATCGCGATCGATCGGGTGCGCTATCGGCCCGATGGCAGCATCCGCCTGATCACCATGACCGATGGCGCCGCTGCACCGACGTTGCCGAAGATGCCCGCTGCGGCGCGGTGA
- a CDS encoding TonB-dependent receptor has product MKIKLFLCTSVSAVIGLALAPAAVAQTALESPKPQTSSADSINPASPASAVQESGAGAEDTIVVTGLRRSLQSAQSIKRNSDGIVDAIVAEDIGKLPDTFASSALQRVAGVNVTRGGGESAGVTVRGLPDLTTTYNGRQIFTAEGRYVAIQDFPAGTVAALEVFKSGLANQIEGGIAGEINVRGRRPFDFKGFELSGSVNGVLSQQSKGTTWNGNLLVSDRWNTGIGEMGLLVNASYVGINFLDSTREQSLVIQTTNAANAPAGQAGLRYPDAQGLFLGYGDRWRPSANAAFQWKPTPELEIYADGLFQGFRSRDYNRYMFIPIFGDNLQLSNITTQSNGKNIASMTVTGASRPDGYSGSFNGHTDTYQGGGGAIWTRDRLRISADVAYTDSTYTANNVNIDYAAASSPVRNVQFEAPVDGGPSQQFVNFSLTDPANYISRGLWQELLVVSGTDWQARTDLSYDFDGGFLKRIDVGLRYSDRKAARDLGNLYINNEPNRVPLTSLPGADVRPTRPGFAYHDGYPNVFYAASTRDSIRNNLPALRRFFGAPAGIPPFNPAETFRANEKSYAAYAQVKYGFDLGGTNIDGVVGLRAVKTKTDINGFSRVEDVGGVVTNPPVSAKNDYTDYLPNASARIGFTDKLQLRLAFTQTRTRPNFFDLRPNTSLGQPVILAPGDPCLTNATTPDCVERLRRGGSAGNPYLKPLTSDNYDASLEWYFSRTGSFTAALFRHDANGFLATVDDRTQPGLRIASPINLGKTKLQGAEVTFTSFLDIDGLPDWAKGFGIQANGTYIDAKGDLVPNFAATYANRQEAFPGVSKWSGNVVALYEKPQFSARVAYNYRSKFVSYYSLEALDPIAHPVIEKGRGQLDMSATVTPVENITIAFDVVNVLGNPLQRYRQFDTGDSYTRQVLYLERAYSLGVRFRF; this is encoded by the coding sequence ATGAAGATTAAGCTGTTCTTGTGCACGTCCGTTTCGGCCGTGATCGGCCTGGCGCTGGCGCCCGCGGCGGTTGCCCAGACCGCGCTGGAGTCGCCCAAGCCGCAGACGTCGAGCGCCGACAGCATCAACCCGGCATCGCCCGCGTCTGCCGTGCAGGAATCGGGCGCGGGTGCCGAAGACACGATCGTCGTCACCGGGCTGCGCCGCAGCCTCCAGTCCGCCCAGTCGATCAAGCGCAACTCGGACGGCATCGTCGACGCGATCGTCGCCGAGGATATCGGCAAGCTGCCCGACACCTTCGCCTCCTCGGCGCTGCAGCGCGTCGCCGGCGTCAACGTCACCCGTGGCGGCGGTGAATCGGCGGGCGTTACCGTGCGCGGTCTGCCCGACCTCACCACCACCTATAACGGCCGGCAGATCTTCACCGCCGAGGGTCGCTATGTCGCGATCCAGGATTTCCCCGCCGGCACCGTCGCCGCGCTGGAGGTGTTCAAGTCGGGTCTCGCCAACCAGATCGAAGGCGGCATCGCCGGCGAAATCAATGTCCGGGGCCGTCGCCCCTTCGACTTCAAGGGCTTCGAACTGTCGGGCTCGGTCAACGGCGTGCTTTCGCAGCAGTCCAAGGGCACGACCTGGAACGGCAATCTGCTGGTCAGCGATCGCTGGAACACCGGCATCGGCGAGATGGGCCTACTGGTCAACGCCTCCTATGTCGGCATCAACTTCCTCGATTCGACCCGCGAACAATCGCTGGTAATCCAGACGACCAATGCCGCCAACGCGCCCGCAGGCCAGGCGGGGCTGCGCTACCCGGACGCACAGGGCCTCTTCCTCGGCTATGGCGATCGTTGGCGCCCGTCGGCCAATGCCGCCTTCCAGTGGAAGCCGACGCCCGAACTCGAGATCTACGCCGACGGCCTATTCCAGGGATTCCGCTCGCGCGACTACAACCGCTACATGTTTATCCCGATCTTCGGCGACAATCTGCAGCTGTCGAACATCACCACGCAGTCGAACGGCAAGAACATCGCCAGCATGACGGTGACCGGCGCCTCGCGTCCCGACGGCTATAGCGGCTCGTTCAACGGCCATACCGACACCTATCAGGGCGGCGGCGGTGCGATCTGGACGCGCGACCGGCTGCGCATCTCGGCCGACGTCGCCTATACCGACAGCACCTACACCGCGAACAACGTCAATATCGACTATGCCGCCGCCAGCTCGCCGGTGCGCAACGTGCAGTTCGAGGCACCGGTCGACGGCGGCCCGAGCCAGCAGTTCGTCAATTTCAGCCTCACCGATCCCGCCAACTATATCAGCCGCGGGCTCTGGCAGGAGCTGCTGGTGGTCAGCGGCACCGACTGGCAGGCACGCACCGATCTTTCCTACGATTTCGACGGCGGCTTCCTCAAGCGGATCGATGTCGGCCTGCGCTATTCGGACCGCAAGGCAGCGCGCGATCTCGGCAATCTGTACATCAACAACGAACCGAACCGGGTGCCCCTGACCAGCCTGCCCGGCGCCGATGTGCGCCCGACCCGGCCGGGCTTCGCCTATCACGACGGGTACCCCAACGTCTTCTATGCCGCGAGCACCCGCGACAGCATCCGCAACAACCTGCCGGCGCTGCGCAGGTTCTTCGGCGCGCCCGCGGGCATCCCGCCGTTCAACCCGGCCGAGACGTTCCGCGCCAACGAGAAATCCTATGCCGCCTATGCCCAGGTGAAATATGGCTTCGATCTGGGCGGCACCAATATTGACGGCGTGGTCGGCCTGCGCGCGGTAAAGACCAAGACGGACATCAACGGCTTCTCGCGGGTCGAGGATGTTGGCGGCGTCGTCACCAACCCGCCGGTCAGCGCCAAGAACGACTATACCGACTATCTGCCCAATGCGAGCGCGCGCATCGGCTTCACCGACAAGCTGCAGCTTCGCCTCGCCTTCACCCAAACGCGGACGCGGCCCAATTTCTTCGATCTGCGGCCCAACACCTCGCTGGGGCAGCCGGTGATCCTCGCGCCCGGGGATCCGTGCCTCACCAATGCGACCACCCCGGACTGCGTCGAGCGCCTTCGCCGTGGCGGATCGGCGGGCAACCCGTATCTGAAGCCGCTGACCTCCGACAATTACGATGCCAGCCTCGAATGGTATTTCTCGCGGACCGGTTCGTTCACCGCGGCGCTCTTCCGCCACGATGCCAACGGCTTCCTCGCCACGGTCGACGATCGCACCCAGCCGGGCCTGCGCATCGCCTCGCCGATCAACCTGGGCAAGACGAAGCTTCAGGGCGCAGAGGTGACCTTCACCAGCTTTCTCGACATCGACGGTCTGCCGGATTGGGCCAAAGGCTTCGGCATCCAGGCCAACGGCACCTATATCGATGCCAAGGGCGACCTGGTCCCCAATTTCGCCGCGACCTATGCCAACCGGCAAGAGGCTTTCCCGGGCGTCTCGAAATGGTCGGGCAACGTCGTCGCGCTGTACGAGAAGCCGCAATTCTCGGCGCGCGTCGCCTATAACTACCGCTCCAAGTTCGTCTCTTATTACAGCCTCGAAGCGCTCGACCCGATCGCCCACCCGGTGATCGAGAAGGGCCGCGGCCAGCTCGACATGTCGGCCACGGTCACCCCGGTCGAGAACATCACGATCGCGTTCGACGTGGTGAACGTGCTCGGCAACCCGCTGCAGCGCTATCGCCAGTTCGACACCGGCGACAGCTACACGCGGCAGGTGCTGTATCTCGAGCGCGCCTATTCGCTGGGCGTTCGCTTCCGCTTCTGA
- a CDS encoding aldose epimerase family protein, which yields MMKGATAICGLAALVALSSNADAATARRGTFGKMADGRAVASVTLSNGRGVSATVVAYGAMLQSLVMPDRAGRKADVILGYDNMADYLAKGQYFGATVGRFANRLAEGRFRIDGRSFQTPVNDGKNALHGGTVGFDKVVWDVVSVQDGPTASVTLRYVSRDGDQGYPGTMTVDATYALDEQNNLTITYSATTDAPTIANITNHSYWNLSGEGATGGAMGHRVTIPAQTYLPTDAGAIPTGAFKGVAGTVFDFRTPQAVGDRVRDARDQQIVFGRGYDHNWVIGREVTPDQHLMAKVYDPASGRGFELWSNQPGLQFYSGNFLDGTTHGKSKRIYREGDAIVMEPQIFPDSPNQKGFPNARLDPGQTYRNVMTYRLTTGQAAAPKKR from the coding sequence ATGATGAAGGGTGCAACGGCGATCTGCGGCCTTGCCGCGCTGGTCGCGCTGTCGAGCAACGCCGATGCGGCGACCGCCCGACGCGGCACGTTCGGCAAGATGGCCGACGGGCGCGCGGTCGCCTCGGTGACGCTCAGCAACGGACGCGGCGTCTCGGCCACCGTCGTCGCCTATGGCGCGATGCTCCAGTCGCTGGTGATGCCCGACCGCGCCGGCCGCAAGGCGGACGTGATCCTCGGCTATGACAACATGGCCGACTATCTCGCCAAGGGGCAGTATTTCGGCGCCACGGTCGGGCGCTTCGCCAATCGGCTGGCCGAGGGGCGCTTCCGGATCGACGGCCGCAGCTTCCAGACACCGGTCAACGACGGCAAGAATGCGCTGCACGGCGGCACGGTCGGGTTCGACAAGGTGGTGTGGGACGTGGTTTCGGTGCAGGACGGCCCTACCGCCTCGGTGACGCTGCGCTATGTGAGCCGCGACGGCGACCAGGGCTATCCCGGCACGATGACCGTCGACGCGACCTATGCGCTGGACGAGCAGAACAACCTGACCATCACCTACTCCGCGACCACCGACGCGCCGACGATCGCCAACATCACCAACCACAGCTACTGGAACCTCTCGGGCGAGGGCGCGACGGGCGGCGCGATGGGGCACCGCGTCACCATCCCGGCGCAGACCTATCTGCCGACCGATGCCGGCGCGATCCCCACCGGCGCCTTCAAGGGCGTCGCCGGCACGGTGTTCGACTTCCGCACCCCGCAGGCGGTGGGCGACCGGGTTCGCGACGCGCGCGACCAGCAGATCGTCTTCGGCCGCGGCTATGATCACAATTGGGTGATCGGCCGCGAGGTGACGCCGGACCAGCATCTGATGGCAAAGGTTTATGACCCCGCCTCGGGCCGCGGCTTCGAACTCTGGTCGAACCAGCCGGGGCTGCAATTCTATTCGGGCAATTTCCTCGACGGCACGACGCATGGCAAGTCCAAGCGGATCTACCGCGAGGGCGATGCTATCGTGATGGAGCCGCAGATCTTCCCGGACTCGCCCAACCAGAAGGGCTTTCCCAACGCCCGGCTCGATCCCGGCCAGACCTATCGCAACGTGATGACCTACCGCCTGACCACCGGCCAGGCCGCGGCGCCGAAGAAGCGCTGA
- a CDS encoding cellulase family glycosylhydrolase — MIRRSFLLAGAALAIAATAPSAEARDQWTKAQANGWYAQQPWMVGANFTPATAINQLEMFQAETWDPQRIDLELGWAEKIGMNVMRVNLHHLLWETDAPGLKRRMDEFMTIAAKHHIKTLWIFFDSCWDPDPRAGPQHPPIPGVHNSGSAQSPGAARLKDASQYGKLEAYVKDIVTTFAKDERVLGWDVWNEPNNPGGGNYAPTPDKNKYVALLLPRVFAAARSANPIQPLTSGVWIGDRWDDQSTLDAVEKIQIAQSDVLSFHDYSWPETFERRANQMLGYGRPVLCTEYMARGNGSTFDGTLPIGKRLNIGMFNWGFVDGKSQTRLPWDSWKKPYTYEEPTIWFHEVFHRDGKPYRQAEVDLIKRLSAAPKGVVPASR; from the coding sequence ATGATCCGCCGCAGCTTTCTTCTCGCCGGCGCCGCGCTGGCGATTGCCGCCACCGCACCGTCGGCCGAGGCGCGCGACCAATGGACCAAGGCGCAGGCCAATGGCTGGTATGCCCAGCAGCCCTGGATGGTCGGAGCCAACTTCACACCGGCAACGGCGATCAACCAGCTCGAGATGTTCCAGGCGGAGACCTGGGATCCCCAGCGCATCGATCTCGAACTCGGCTGGGCCGAGAAGATCGGCATGAACGTGATGCGGGTGAACCTGCACCACCTGTTGTGGGAAACCGACGCACCGGGCCTCAAGCGGCGCATGGACGAATTCATGACCATCGCGGCGAAGCACCACATCAAGACGCTGTGGATCTTCTTCGACAGCTGCTGGGATCCCGATCCCCGCGCTGGCCCGCAGCACCCGCCGATCCCCGGCGTCCACAATTCGGGCTCGGCCCAGTCGCCCGGCGCCGCGCGGCTCAAGGATGCGTCGCAGTACGGCAAGCTCGAAGCCTATGTGAAGGATATCGTCACTACCTTCGCCAAGGACGAGCGCGTGCTTGGCTGGGACGTGTGGAACGAGCCCAACAATCCCGGCGGCGGCAATTATGCGCCGACGCCGGACAAGAACAAATATGTGGCCCTGCTGCTGCCGCGCGTGTTCGCCGCGGCACGTTCGGCGAACCCGATCCAGCCGCTCACCTCGGGCGTGTGGATCGGCGACCGTTGGGACGACCAGAGCACGCTCGACGCGGTCGAGAAGATCCAGATCGCCCAGTCCGACGTGCTGAGCTTCCACGATTACAGCTGGCCCGAGACGTTCGAGCGCCGCGCCAACCAGATGCTCGGCTATGGCCGTCCGGTGCTGTGCACCGAATATATGGCGCGCGGCAACGGGTCGACCTTCGACGGCACCCTGCCGATCGGCAAGCGGCTTAACATCGGCATGTTCAACTGGGGCTTTGTCGACGGCAAGTCGCAGACCCGGCTGCCCTGGGACAGCTGGAAGAAGCCCTATACCTATGAGGAGCCGACCATCTGGTTCCACGAGGTCTTCCACCGCGACGGCAAGCCCTATCGCCAGGCCGAGGTCGACCTGATCAAGCGCCTCTCCGCCGCGCCCAAGGGCGTGGTGCCGGCCAGCCGCTGA
- a CDS encoding glycosyl hydrolase family 43 — MDLLRSLCRLALFAMALPAAAQTAPGGPETPAVDPAKAYLFAHMTAARYGDLHYSVSLDGLHWTRLNGGQPVSTDYHGHASIARGPDGRYYLVGNRSDEDPLIRFWVSDDLIRWTPFGTYKPDLANIPGHPHPMQRIGAPKLFFDRASNRFLLSWHTPNEDGDAQDPERYWASQRTLYVLSKDLRTFADPPRRLFSWDMATIDTILQPDDRGGYCAIVKDERYPSYAWTTGKTIRISCAASLLGPYPLPSAPVSPNFREAPTLIRAPDGADWLLYYEQYAGTSYGLSKAPTLQGPWFQVSGNTGVPAWNRYEMPAGLRHGSMLPISRRQYDALLKAFPNP, encoded by the coding sequence ATGGATCTGCTTCGATCGCTCTGTCGCCTGGCCCTGTTCGCGATGGCGCTTCCGGCCGCCGCGCAGACCGCGCCCGGCGGCCCGGAGACCCCGGCGGTCGACCCCGCCAAGGCCTATCTGTTCGCGCACATGACCGCGGCGCGCTACGGCGACCTCCATTATTCGGTCAGCCTCGACGGGCTGCACTGGACCCGGCTCAACGGCGGCCAGCCGGTCTCCACCGACTATCACGGCCATGCCTCGATCGCGCGCGGTCCGGACGGGCGGTATTATCTTGTCGGCAATCGCAGCGACGAGGATCCGCTGATCCGCTTCTGGGTCTCGGACGATCTGATCCGCTGGACCCCGTTCGGCACCTACAAGCCAGATCTGGCCAACATCCCCGGCCACCCGCATCCGATGCAGCGGATCGGTGCGCCCAAGCTGTTCTTCGATCGCGCCTCGAACCGCTTCCTGCTCAGCTGGCACACGCCCAACGAGGATGGCGATGCACAGGACCCGGAGCGCTATTGGGCCAGCCAGCGCACGCTCTACGTGCTGTCGAAGGATCTGCGCACCTTCGCCGATCCGCCGCGCCGCCTGTTCTCCTGGGACATGGCGACGATCGACACGATCCTGCAGCCCGACGACCGGGGCGGGTATTGCGCGATCGTGAAGGACGAGCGCTATCCGAGCTATGCCTGGACCACCGGCAAGACGATCCGCATCAGCTGCGCGGCGAGTCTGCTCGGCCCCTATCCGCTGCCGAGTGCGCCGGTCAGCCCCAATTTCCGCGAGGCGCCGACGCTGATCCGCGCGCCCGACGGCGCCGACTGGCTGCTCTATTACGAGCAATATGCCGGGACCAGCTACGGCTTGTCCAAGGCGCCGACGCTGCAGGGGCCCTGGTTTCAGGTCTCGGGCAACACCGGCGTGCCCGCCTGGAACCGCTACGAAATGCCCGCGGGCCTCCGCCATGGATCGATGCTCCCGATCAGCCGGCGGCAATATGATGCTCTGTTAAAGGCGTTCCCGAACCCATGA
- a CDS encoding glycoside hydrolase family 43 protein codes for MIRTLVPLALLALTAPVVAQETPQVRNPLLESGPDPWIVRDGQTYYYMHTQGNRLAIRKTRDLTRLAEAPEVTVWTPPATGPNAQSIWAPELHRIGGRWYLYYTAAAAGHDDDAHRGIFVLENADRDPTRGHWVDRGRLKTQLTGIDGTTFAYRGRRYFVYSAYDGPDSALRIVAMANPWTLAGAETTIARPDRAWERQGGRQIVEGPEFLQGPGGTLYLTYSGSACWSDGYAIGLLRAPASSDPLDAAAWAKAPEPILATNPAQRIFAPGHNGFFTTPGGETWIVYHANPAAGMGCTARRSPRIQQVRWRGAVPDVAGPAGVIAPLAPPR; via the coding sequence ATGATCCGTACGCTCGTCCCGCTAGCCTTGCTGGCCCTCACCGCGCCCGTGGTGGCGCAGGAGACGCCCCAGGTCCGCAATCCGCTGCTGGAATCCGGCCCCGATCCTTGGATCGTCCGCGACGGACAAACCTATTACTACATGCATACGCAGGGCAATCGGCTGGCGATCCGCAAGACCCGCGACCTCACACGTCTCGCCGAGGCGCCCGAGGTGACGGTGTGGACGCCGCCTGCCACCGGACCGAACGCGCAGTCGATCTGGGCGCCCGAGCTCCACCGGATCGGCGGCCGCTGGTACCTCTACTATACCGCTGCCGCGGCGGGCCATGACGACGATGCGCATCGCGGCATCTTCGTGCTCGAGAATGCCGATCGTGATCCCACGCGCGGTCACTGGGTCGATCGGGGGCGGCTGAAGACGCAGCTGACCGGCATCGACGGCACGACCTTCGCCTATCGAGGCCGCCGCTATTTCGTTTATTCCGCCTATGACGGGCCTGACAGCGCATTGCGGATCGTCGCGATGGCAAATCCCTGGACGCTGGCGGGCGCCGAGACGACGATCGCGCGGCCCGACCGTGCCTGGGAACGGCAGGGCGGTCGCCAGATCGTCGAGGGGCCGGAGTTCCTGCAGGGACCGGGCGGCACGCTCTATCTGACCTATTCGGGTAGCGCCTGCTGGTCCGACGGCTATGCGATCGGCCTGCTGCGCGCGCCCGCCAGCAGCGACCCGCTCGATGCGGCGGCCTGGGCCAAGGCGCCCGAGCCCATCCTCGCGACGAACCCCGCGCAGCGCATTTTCGCCCCCGGGCACAACGGGTTCTTCACGACCCCCGGCGGCGAGACCTGGATCGTCTACCATGCCAATCCGGCAGCGGGCATGGGCTGCACCGCCAGGCGCTCGCCGCGCATCCAGCAGGTCCGCTGGCGGGGCGCGGTGCCGGATGTCGCCGGACCGGCAGGCGTGATCGCACCGCTGGCGCCGCCGCGCTGA
- a CDS encoding arabinan endo-1,5-alpha-L-arabinosidase: MRRSASLALGLLAAAGGAAASAPRPAPLVLEGAVAGVHDPAILKDGDTYYLVATGHLGSAQGLLPLRTSTDLRHWTLRGPSAARLPDWARTAVPGATGIWAPDISKVGGEYRLYYAVSTFGKNRSAIGLATATRINPAAPATHWVDRGPVVQSGPGDDFNAIDPMPFADAQGRAWLVFGSFWSGIKLIRIDPATGLRLAGDAPPRALAARPAPGAVEAPYVIRHAGRYYLFVSFDFCCRGAASSYHTVVGRASAAEGPYVDRTGRSMLAGGGTIVLADGKGTRFVGRGGASILQRQDGDFIVYHAYDTQHGGVPTLRIQRLGWTRDGWPVAR; encoded by the coding sequence TTGAGGCGCTCGGCGTCGCTTGCACTGGGCCTGCTCGCGGCGGCGGGCGGGGCCGCGGCCAGTGCGCCGCGCCCGGCGCCGCTGGTGCTGGAGGGCGCGGTCGCCGGGGTGCATGATCCGGCGATCCTCAAGGACGGCGACACCTATTATCTGGTCGCGACTGGCCATCTCGGCAGCGCGCAAGGCCTGCTACCGCTGCGGACCTCCACCGACCTGCGCCACTGGACGCTGCGCGGGCCGAGCGCTGCGCGGTTGCCGGACTGGGCGCGCACCGCCGTGCCAGGCGCGACGGGGATATGGGCGCCGGACATCTCCAAGGTCGGCGGCGAATATCGGTTGTATTACGCGGTCTCCACCTTCGGGAAGAATCGCTCCGCCATCGGTCTCGCCACCGCGACGCGGATCAACCCGGCGGCGCCGGCAACGCATTGGGTCGATCGCGGGCCCGTCGTGCAATCGGGGCCCGGCGACGATTTCAACGCGATCGACCCCATGCCCTTCGCCGACGCCCAGGGGCGCGCGTGGCTGGTGTTCGGCAGCTTCTGGTCGGGCATCAAGCTGATCCGCATCGATCCTGCGACCGGGCTGCGGCTGGCGGGCGACGCGCCCCCGCGGGCGCTGGCGGCGCGGCCTGCACCGGGTGCGGTGGAGGCGCCGTATGTGATCCGCCATGCCGGGCGCTACTACCTGTTCGTGTCGTTCGACTTTTGCTGCCGCGGCGCGGCGAGCAGCTATCACACCGTGGTCGGACGCGCCTCGGCCGCCGAAGGCCCGTATGTCGATCGCACGGGCCGCTCGATGCTCGCGGGCGGCGGCACGATCGTGCTCGCGGATGGAAAAGGTACCCGCTTCGTCGGGCGCGGCGGCGCCTCGATCCTCCAGCGGCAGGACGGCGATTTCATCGTCTACCACGCCTATGACACGCAGCACGGCGGCGTGCCCACGCTGCGGATCCAGCGGCTGGGCTGGACGCGGGACGGCTGGCCGGTCGCGCGCTAG
- a CDS encoding M20/M25/M40 family metallo-hydrolase translates to MRTTIRVATLATALSFGTAAAHAQPHPQAEAQALDLLKRGIAFRTVAGPGNQTPAYAAFLKQTLVAGGFAEGDVEIVPVGDTAYLVARYRGTGTAKGGAKPLLISGHMDVVEAKPADWTRDPFTPVIENGFIYGRGAADMKYDLSTMVATLIDLKRTGFRPARDIVLLLSGDEETAMKTTALMADRFPDAELLLNVDGGGGALDAGGKPTYFGIDGAEKTYADFELTVTNPGGHSSAPRRENAIYTLAHALTRIEAHAFPGQINEITRGSWEAEAAKAEPARAAMIRRFLANPNDAEALAALRAEPSLVGQTGTTCVATMINGGHATNALPQRATANVNCRIFPGTPVEEVRQTLATAAAEPALTIRTLDSGSVSSPASPLRPDLIAAVTSAIHSRFPGVAVVPGMSTGASDSMWFRAKGVPSYGVSPMFTTPGESFAHGLNEKSPLSEIAPSITYYCSVLTTLAR, encoded by the coding sequence ATGCGCACCACTATCCGCGTCGCGACGCTTGCGACGGCTCTCAGCTTCGGCACCGCCGCCGCACACGCCCAGCCGCATCCCCAGGCCGAAGCGCAGGCGCTCGACCTGCTCAAGCGCGGCATCGCCTTCCGCACCGTCGCCGGCCCCGGAAACCAGACCCCCGCCTATGCCGCCTTCCTGAAGCAGACGCTGGTCGCGGGCGGTTTTGCTGAGGGCGATGTCGAGATCGTGCCGGTGGGCGACACCGCCTATCTGGTCGCGCGCTATCGCGGTACCGGCACGGCCAAGGGCGGCGCCAAGCCGCTGCTGATATCCGGCCATATGGACGTGGTGGAGGCCAAGCCCGCCGACTGGACGCGCGACCCGTTCACCCCGGTGATCGAGAACGGCTTCATCTATGGCCGCGGCGCCGCCGACATGAAATATGATCTGTCGACGATGGTCGCGACGCTGATCGACCTCAAGCGCACCGGCTTCCGGCCTGCCCGCGACATCGTGCTGCTGCTCTCCGGCGACGAGGAGACGGCGATGAAGACCACCGCACTGATGGCCGACCGCTTCCCGGATGCCGAGCTGCTGCTCAACGTCGATGGCGGCGGGGGCGCGCTCGATGCCGGGGGCAAGCCGACCTATTTCGGCATCGACGGCGCTGAGAAGACCTATGCCGATTTCGAGCTGACGGTCACCAATCCCGGCGGCCATTCGAGCGCCCCGCGCCGCGAAAATGCGATCTACACGCTCGCCCATGCCCTCACCCGCATCGAGGCGCACGCCTTTCCGGGCCAGATCAACGAGATCACCCGCGGCAGCTGGGAAGCCGAGGCCGCCAAGGCCGAGCCTGCCCGCGCTGCGATGATCCGCCGCTTCCTCGCCAACCCCAACGATGCCGAGGCGCTCGCGGCGCTGCGCGCGGAGCCCAGTCTGGTCGGCCAGACGGGCACGACCTGCGTCGCCACGATGATCAACGGTGGCCACGCGACCAACGCCCTGCCCCAGCGCGCGACCGCCAATGTCAATTGCCGCATCTTCCCCGGCACCCCGGTGGAGGAGGTGCGGCAGACGCTCGCCACCGCTGCCGCCGAGCCGGCACTGACCATCCGCACACTCGACAGCGGCTCAGTCTCCAGCCCCGCCTCGCCGCTGCGCCCTGACCTCATTGCAGCGGTGACGAGCGCGATCCATTCCCGCTTCCCCGGCGTCGCGGTGGTGCCGGGCATGAGCACGGGCGCAAGCGATTCGATGTGGTTCCGCGCCAAGGGCGTGCCGAGCTACGGCGTCAGCCCGATGTTCACCACGCCGGGCGAAAGCTTCGCGCACGGGCTGAACGAAAAATCCCCGCTCAGCGAGATCGCGCCCTCGATCACCTATTATTGCAGCGTACTGACGACGCTCGCGCGCTAG
- a CDS encoding JAB domain-containing protein produces the protein MVLASPDSYILDLPAARALFATLVDAQTEIAAFAYLARNGRLLGMRHMQGDHADMVDIPLRRVVADALTFDAAAVVMAHNHPRGDPTPSEADRATTRRLLVALEPIEVRLLDHLVLARDGTASFRALGWL, from the coding sequence ATGGTGCTTGCGTCGCCGGACTCGTATATTCTCGACCTGCCTGCGGCTCGCGCGCTGTTCGCCACGTTAGTCGACGCACAGACCGAGATCGCCGCCTTCGCCTATCTGGCGCGTAACGGCCGTCTGCTGGGCATGCGGCACATGCAGGGCGACCATGCCGACATGGTCGACATTCCCTTGCGCCGGGTCGTCGCCGATGCGCTGACGTTCGATGCCGCGGCCGTGGTGATGGCGCACAACCATCCGCGCGGAGACCCCACCCCCAGCGAGGCTGACCGCGCGACCACCCGCCGGCTGCTGGTCGCGCTGGAACCCATCGAGGTACGGCTGCTCGACCATCTCGTGCTCGCCCGCGACGGTACCGCGAGCTTCCGCGCGCTGGGCTGGCTCTAG